A stretch of the Bdellovibrio sp. 22V genome encodes the following:
- the atpC gene encoding ATP synthase F1 subunit epsilon: MFKLTIVTPERRLLINQEVEEVTVPGFKGELNILPGHAPLITTLETGVMRWKLKGKEKQDQAVISWGYCQVSPEGVNVLANIADLPEEIDLQATKEYLAQSEKRIMNELITDEDWNDFQREWARARAKVEVAEGHAKK, encoded by the coding sequence ATGTTTAAACTTACGATCGTGACTCCAGAGAGACGTCTTCTTATCAACCAAGAGGTTGAAGAAGTGACTGTTCCTGGCTTCAAAGGAGAACTCAACATTCTTCCTGGTCACGCGCCATTGATCACGACACTTGAAACAGGTGTTATGAGATGGAAATTGAAGGGTAAAGAAAAGCAAGACCAAGCTGTTATTAGCTGGGGTTATTGCCAAGTCAGCCCTGAAGGCGTGAACGTTCTTGCGAACATCGCGGATCTTCCAGAAGAGATTGATCTTCAAGCGACAAAAGAATATTTGGCGCAATCTGAAAAACGCATCATGAACGAACTTATCACTGACGAAGACTGGAATGACTTCCAACGTGAATGGGCTCGTGCAAGAGCGAAAGTTGAAGTGGCTGAAGGCCACGCTAAGAAGTAG
- a CDS encoding glycoside hydrolase family 3 protein, whose protein sequence is MLAKPTPLTTLIDKKIAQMTVDEKVGQLFIVGFPQKTITPDLEKFIGQYKPGAYLLFKRNIVSGEQIRDLNTALYKTSFKYSKLPPLIAIDQEGGSVSRLPITPAPPNALALGQTQSPLLAEEMGYQTGLFLREVGFNMNLAPVLDVTDPLSSSFIGVRSFGSDPQLVGELGVAYSKGLLKARVIPTAKHFPGTGNLKADPHTSVVQNTSSLEFLKNNDLRPYESYAKLGDRVALMLSHLIYPALDESREPASFSKKISTSLLREELQYKGLVVTDDLQMQGSKQLLRPEAAALKALQAGADIVMLTWSFADQGRAFEYVKNAVHKNELKKEDLDNKLRRILTVKAFANLYRRNPSQSPLLQGPSLTSKDYSELESNIFALNLKSSLIPRTLPTKGGKQRKPASTPKICVVAPSASFIKSFKSSAHRSVDSLMLAGDFKKETVAEWMKAKKCSFTLAAVTGPRTSALVRSMPMETKKRLVVVNLGSPRLVRSEKGYLRVLQLYFNHADSGKKIAQHLDEILRDLEIQIARN, encoded by the coding sequence GTGCTAGCTAAGCCGACGCCTTTAACTACTCTTATCGATAAAAAAATCGCGCAGATGACTGTGGACGAAAAAGTCGGGCAGCTTTTTATCGTCGGATTCCCGCAAAAAACGATCACCCCGGATTTAGAGAAATTCATCGGACAATACAAGCCTGGAGCGTACTTGCTGTTTAAACGCAACATCGTCTCTGGAGAACAGATTCGCGATCTCAACACCGCTCTTTATAAAACCAGCTTTAAGTACTCGAAGCTTCCACCACTTATCGCCATCGACCAAGAAGGCGGCTCGGTCTCTCGCCTTCCGATTACGCCGGCGCCACCAAATGCGCTCGCACTAGGACAGACACAGTCTCCGCTTTTGGCTGAGGAGATGGGATACCAAACTGGACTTTTTCTTCGTGAGGTCGGATTCAATATGAATCTCGCACCCGTGCTGGATGTAACGGATCCTCTTTCAAGCAGCTTTATCGGCGTGCGCTCGTTTGGCTCGGACCCGCAGCTTGTCGGTGAGCTCGGAGTTGCCTACTCGAAAGGATTACTCAAAGCGCGTGTGATTCCTACAGCAAAGCATTTCCCTGGTACGGGAAATCTTAAAGCTGACCCGCACACGTCGGTTGTGCAGAACACCTCTTCGCTTGAGTTTTTGAAAAACAATGATCTTCGACCTTACGAATCTTACGCCAAGCTGGGTGATCGTGTCGCACTCATGTTGTCACATTTGATTTATCCTGCACTGGATGAATCGCGCGAGCCCGCCAGTTTTTCCAAAAAGATTTCCACATCTCTTTTGCGCGAGGAGCTGCAGTACAAGGGTCTTGTCGTGACTGACGACTTGCAGATGCAAGGCTCAAAACAACTTCTTCGCCCGGAAGCGGCCGCCTTAAAAGCACTTCAAGCAGGTGCAGATATTGTGATGCTCACGTGGTCTTTTGCCGATCAAGGACGCGCGTTTGAGTACGTGAAAAATGCCGTTCACAAGAATGAACTCAAGAAAGAAGATCTCGACAATAAACTGCGCCGAATCCTGACGGTGAAGGCATTCGCCAATCTTTATAGAAGAAATCCTTCACAGTCTCCCCTGCTGCAAGGACCGTCATTAACCTCGAAAGACTATTCCGAGTTAGAGTCGAACATCTTTGCACTCAATCTAAAATCGAGCCTGATCCCGCGCACGCTTCCCACGAAGGGCGGCAAACAAAGAAAACCTGCTTCGACGCCAAAAATCTGCGTCGTAGCTCCGTCCGCATCCTTCATAAAGTCTTTTAAAAGTTCCGCCCACAGAAGTGTCGACAGTCTTATGCTCGCGGGAGATTTTAAGAAAGAAACCGTCGCAGAGTGGATGAAAGCCAAGAAGTGTTCGTTCACACTCGCAGCCGTCACGGGGCCGCGCACGTCGGCACTTGTGAGGTCGATGCCGATGGAAACTAAAAAGAGACTTGTCGTAGTGAATTTAGGATCTCCGCGCCTTGTGAGAAGTGAAAAAGGTTATCTGCGAGTTCTACAGCTTTATTTCAATCATGCGGATTCAGGAAAAAAAATCGCGCAGCACCTGGATGAGATACTGCGCGATTTAGAAATTCAAATAGCTAGAAACTAA
- the mfd gene encoding transcription-repair coupling factor, producing the protein MKAEMTHTRLETILERAFETTRGKIQVTGAASPLALAYFLSQTYSKKINGLPHLVVVGSASEAARLQQLIEFFDPTRQSYILPAFDVSPYSGLYPNSRIIADRLRFLSKAQNAKAGEIFISSSDALMQKTLPVKILKDFSKTLSSGDELPEDIAEYLNSLGYVSAPMVEDKGQYALRGGIVDLFPPTEDHPVRLDLFGDQIESIRHFNVSDQRSEDEVKQFTLTPAREVLFRDETHERLLQRVRATLENREVDKADAEETLRSLVLKNAFPGIEFLLPYFYGELSHPSDHFPGAVNLWFLDPVEISRWADETTAELKADYASSSTHVIRPELDLLYTSFEKLSFPENSRQIYFSSLEYFEEEESQDARVEYRASLTQDFSNLSLANPVGSEMWLQAATNKLHRWRDEGYRIFIGTKNQSHIERLKLVFDKLGLKVARANEDEYRWDSWLLEQDSDSQLVHVIPRYLSESLRLDEEKIVFLRDEDFYGKKQRARESSGAEDFQKQAKRLAFGDLKPGDLVAHVKHGVGQYEGLKLMNIGGVESEYIQIGYKDKDKLYLPVYRVGQLQKFSGAAATTILDKLGGTAWEKTKAKVKAHVRDIAADLLALYAKRAEMHRPPFAFNENEIQLFENSFPYEETADQMRAINDILKDLKSTKPMDRLVCGDVGFGKTEVAMRAAFFAVQAKKQVALLAPTTVLTFQHFETLKKRFDGWPVDIRVLNRFVPPAETKKTLQDLKDGKVDIVVGTHKLLGSTIGFKDLGLLIVDEEQKFGVTHKEKIKKMKTSVDTLTLSATPIPRTLNMGLVGIRDLSLINTAPVDRLPTRTFVTKFDEETIRKAITAEISRGGQVYFIHNRIESIYGLADEIRNIVPEARIRVGHGQMEEHELEKTMLAFFHHEIDVLICTAIVESGMDVPRANTMFIDSAHMFGLSQLYQLRGRVGRSKTRAYCYLMMPRNRKLDKEQQERLKIIQENTALGSGIKIAQYDLELRGAGNILGEEQSGHINSVGYEMYMDLLNEALAEAKGEKVEDMELDPEINLRIPAMIPDNYISDIRIRLSYYKALAEITSNDDLDRIEEELRDQFGPIPEPTVNLMGLMLIRRQCKELGVRDISAGVKSVSLIFTEKTKLKPETVIQLAVRESKKYSITPDNRLNIKLPTISWSAVHEELESLLRLI; encoded by the coding sequence ATGAAAGCCGAAATGACTCATACGAGGCTTGAAACCATCCTGGAAAGAGCCTTCGAAACAACCCGAGGAAAGATTCAAGTGACCGGAGCTGCGTCTCCGCTCGCGCTTGCTTACTTTTTGTCGCAGACATACTCTAAAAAAATCAACGGCTTGCCGCACTTAGTTGTGGTTGGGAGTGCGTCTGAAGCCGCTCGTTTGCAGCAGCTTATTGAGTTCTTTGACCCAACTCGTCAAAGCTATATTCTGCCGGCTTTCGATGTCTCTCCATATTCCGGGCTTTACCCGAACTCACGGATCATCGCCGACCGTCTTCGTTTTCTTTCAAAAGCTCAAAACGCGAAAGCTGGAGAAATCTTCATATCTTCATCTGACGCGTTGATGCAAAAGACCTTGCCGGTAAAAATTTTGAAGGATTTTTCAAAAACTCTGTCTAGCGGAGACGAGCTTCCTGAAGATATCGCCGAATATTTAAATTCGCTCGGATATGTTTCAGCGCCCATGGTCGAAGACAAAGGTCAGTATGCTTTGCGCGGAGGTATCGTCGATCTCTTCCCGCCAACCGAAGATCATCCAGTACGCCTGGATCTTTTTGGGGATCAAATCGAATCGATTCGTCATTTCAATGTTTCTGATCAGCGCAGCGAAGATGAAGTCAAACAGTTTACGCTCACGCCGGCACGAGAAGTTTTATTTCGCGACGAAACCCATGAACGACTTTTACAGCGTGTGCGCGCGACATTAGAAAATCGCGAAGTCGATAAAGCCGATGCGGAAGAGACGTTGCGTTCGTTGGTTTTAAAAAATGCCTTCCCGGGAATTGAGTTTCTTCTGCCCTATTTCTATGGCGAATTGTCACATCCTTCGGATCATTTCCCTGGCGCCGTAAATCTTTGGTTCTTGGACCCTGTTGAGATCTCACGCTGGGCCGATGAAACAACGGCAGAGCTTAAAGCGGATTACGCTTCAAGCTCAACTCATGTGATTCGTCCTGAATTAGATTTGCTTTACACCTCGTTTGAAAAACTTTCGTTTCCGGAAAACTCTCGGCAAATTTACTTTTCTTCTCTTGAATACTTTGAAGAAGAAGAGTCGCAAGATGCACGAGTGGAATACCGCGCTTCGCTGACTCAAGATTTTAGCAATCTAAGTCTGGCAAACCCCGTCGGTTCAGAGATGTGGCTGCAAGCGGCGACAAATAAACTTCATCGTTGGCGCGATGAAGGCTATCGCATTTTCATCGGGACGAAAAATCAATCTCACATTGAACGTCTGAAGCTGGTCTTTGACAAACTGGGGTTGAAAGTCGCTCGTGCGAACGAAGATGAGTACCGCTGGGATTCATGGTTGTTAGAACAAGACAGCGATTCTCAACTTGTGCATGTTATTCCTCGCTATCTTTCTGAAAGCCTTCGTCTTGATGAAGAGAAAATTGTTTTTCTTCGTGATGAAGATTTTTATGGGAAAAAACAACGCGCGCGTGAGTCATCGGGAGCCGAAGATTTTCAGAAACAAGCCAAGCGTCTTGCGTTCGGTGATTTAAAACCCGGCGATCTGGTTGCGCACGTTAAACACGGTGTGGGTCAGTACGAAGGCCTTAAGCTGATGAACATCGGCGGCGTTGAGTCCGAATACATTCAGATCGGCTACAAAGATAAGGATAAACTTTATTTACCTGTCTATCGCGTTGGTCAGTTGCAAAAATTTTCTGGAGCTGCCGCAACGACAATCTTAGATAAATTAGGCGGCACGGCCTGGGAAAAAACCAAAGCCAAAGTTAAGGCGCACGTGCGCGATATCGCTGCGGACTTGCTTGCCCTCTACGCCAAGCGCGCTGAAATGCATCGCCCGCCGTTTGCTTTCAACGAAAATGAAATTCAGCTTTTCGAAAACAGTTTTCCTTACGAGGAAACCGCTGATCAAATGCGTGCGATCAACGACATTCTTAAAGATCTTAAGTCGACAAAACCGATGGACCGTTTGGTTTGCGGTGACGTTGGCTTCGGCAAAACGGAAGTCGCGATGCGCGCGGCTTTCTTTGCAGTGCAAGCAAAGAAACAAGTGGCGTTGCTTGCGCCAACGACCGTCCTTACCTTCCAGCACTTCGAAACTTTAAAGAAGCGTTTTGACGGCTGGCCGGTGGACATTCGCGTTTTAAATCGTTTTGTTCCTCCGGCAGAAACGAAAAAGACTTTGCAAGATCTTAAGGACGGCAAAGTCGATATCGTCGTTGGCACTCATAAGCTTTTAGGCTCGACAATCGGCTTTAAAGATCTGGGTCTTTTGATCGTCGACGAAGAACAAAAGTTCGGCGTCACTCATAAAGAAAAAATCAAAAAGATGAAAACGAGCGTCGACACTTTGACTTTGTCGGCAACGCCGATCCCACGCACGCTGAATATGGGCCTTGTGGGAATCCGCGATCTGAGCTTGATTAACACGGCTCCCGTAGACCGTCTTCCCACGCGTACTTTTGTAACGAAGTTTGATGAAGAGACAATACGTAAAGCCATTACTGCGGAAATCTCCCGCGGCGGACAAGTTTACTTTATCCATAACCGCATTGAATCTATTTACGGCTTGGCTGATGAAATTCGCAACATCGTTCCTGAGGCGCGCATCCGCGTGGGTCACGGACAGATGGAAGAGCATGAACTGGAAAAAACAATGCTCGCGTTTTTCCATCACGAAATCGATGTTCTTATTTGTACGGCGATTGTTGAATCCGGTATGGACGTTCCTCGTGCGAATACCATGTTTATCGACTCCGCACACATGTTCGGCCTGTCGCAGCTTTATCAGCTTCGCGGACGTGTCGGTCGCAGTAAGACACGTGCTTATTGTTATCTAATGATGCCAAGAAATCGTAAGCTCGATAAAGAACAGCAAGAGCGACTTAAAATTATTCAAGAGAACACAGCTCTTGGCAGCGGTATTAAAATCGCTCAATACGATCTTGAACTTCGCGGTGCCGGAAATATTCTTGGCGAAGAACAATCGGGTCACATCAATTCTGTCGGCTACGAAATGTACATGGATCTTTTGAATGAGGCTTTGGCTGAAGCAAAAGGCGAAAAAGTCGAAGACATGGAGCTGGATCCAGAGATCAATCTCAGAATCCCTGCGATGATTCCGGATAACTACATTTCTGATATTCGTATTCGTCTGAGTTATTATAAAGCTTTGGCAGAAATCACCTCAAACGACGATCTTGATCGCATCGAAGAAGAATTGCGCGATCAATTCGGTCCCATTCCTGAGCCGACCGTGAACTTGATGGGTCTTATGCTCATTCGTAGACAATGTAAAGAGCTTGGCGTGCGTGACATCAGTGCGGGCGTTAAATCTGTTTCATTGATCTTCACTGAAAAAACAAAACTCAAACCGGAAACGGTTATTCAATTGGCGGTCCGCGAGAGCAAAAAATACTCGATCACGCCAGACAACCGCCTCAATATCAAACTCCCAACAATCTCTTGGTCCGCTGTCCACGAAGAGCTAGAATCCCTCCTCCGTCTGATCTAA
- a CDS encoding NADH-quinone oxidoreductase subunit A, giving the protein MPLGGIIFIVIFIALFGAFLVWVASKTGGTPKYHPVKYEPYECGIPALDKKDTKVSVKYYLTAILFILFDIEIIFMYPWATSFREFISTGMGAFVFISMMVFIAVFIFGLFWEVKSKALEWD; this is encoded by the coding sequence GTGCCACTCGGTGGAATCATTTTCATCGTCATCTTCATCGCTCTTTTCGGAGCATTCTTAGTATGGGTCGCGTCCAAAACAGGCGGGACACCGAAATATCATCCGGTAAAATACGAACCCTACGAGTGCGGTATCCCAGCACTTGATAAAAAAGACACGAAAGTGTCGGTGAAGTATTATCTCACGGCGATTCTCTTTATCCTTTTCGATATCGAGATCATCTTCATGTATCCGTGGGCAACTTCATTCCGCGAATTCATTTCCACTGGCATGGGTGCCTTTGTATTTATCTCGATGATGGTCTTCATCGCAGTATTCATCTTCGGCCTCTTCTGGGAAGTAAAATCAAAAGCATTGGAATGGGACTAG
- a CDS encoding complex I subunit 1 family protein: MGMGKDIFEITVNGLKLVVIFLMMVQAVPILVWLERRGSAFIQNRLGPNRVGPLGLMQLLADAVKFLTKENFVPDTAKPLLYYAAPIFALIPGAVAFSAIPMSTPIQIGTFEMFGSTWGPYTFLVQGYDIGVGIVFILGVSSLAAYTLLMAGWGSGNKYSLMGALRASAQTISYELALGLSIVGVIMLYGTFNLQDMTLAQQGPLHFSFFGYTVTANWLPNWGIFYQPLGALLFFTTTFAESNRLPFDLAEGESELVAGFHTEYGGFKFNMFFIGEYGHMMIASGLMALFFFGGFGIPYVSVAQVQEWATSVTSTAGGASALTALVHFLSFFVKFAFFLWVFIWVRWTLPRFRYDQLMDFGWKTLLPWALANTIITAFVIYIASLGV; encoded by the coding sequence ATGGGAATGGGTAAAGATATTTTTGAAATAACCGTCAACGGTTTAAAACTCGTTGTCATCTTTTTGATGATGGTTCAGGCAGTACCTATCTTGGTTTGGCTTGAACGCCGTGGTTCCGCTTTCATTCAAAACCGTTTGGGTCCGAACCGTGTTGGTCCTCTTGGTTTGATGCAGCTTCTTGCGGATGCGGTGAAATTCTTGACGAAGGAAAACTTCGTTCCTGATACCGCGAAACCATTGTTGTACTACGCAGCTCCGATCTTCGCTTTGATTCCAGGTGCAGTGGCTTTCTCTGCAATCCCAATGTCGACACCAATTCAAATCGGCACGTTTGAAATGTTCGGCTCAACTTGGGGTCCTTATACGTTCTTGGTTCAAGGTTATGATATCGGCGTTGGTATCGTATTCATCTTGGGTGTTTCCTCTTTAGCTGCTTACACGTTGTTGATGGCGGGTTGGGGTTCCGGAAACAAATACTCTTTGATGGGTGCTTTGCGTGCATCGGCGCAAACGATCTCTTACGAATTGGCTTTGGGTCTTTCGATCGTGGGCGTGATCATGCTTTATGGTACGTTCAATCTCCAAGACATGACATTGGCTCAACAAGGTCCTTTGCACTTCTCTTTCTTCGGTTACACAGTAACAGCAAACTGGCTTCCTAACTGGGGCATCTTCTACCAACCCCTAGGTGCTTTGTTATTCTTTACGACAACGTTCGCGGAATCCAATCGTCTTCCATTCGACTTGGCAGAGGGTGAGTCTGAGCTTGTTGCCGGCTTCCACACAGAGTACGGCGGATTCAAGTTCAACATGTTCTTCATCGGTGAATACGGTCATATGATGATCGCATCCGGTTTGATGGCTTTATTCTTCTTCGGCGGCTTCGGTATTCCTTACGTGTCCGTAGCGCAAGTTCAAGAGTGGGCGACGTCTGTAACTTCGACGGCGGGTGGTGCAAGCGCATTAACAGCTCTTGTTCACTTCCTTTCGTTCTTCGTTAAATTTGCTTTCTTCCTTTGGGTTTTCATCTGGGTTCGTTGGACGCTTCCGCGCTTCCGTTATGACCAATTGATGGATTTCGGTTGGAAGACTTTGCTCCCTTGGGCATTGGCAAACACTATCATCACTGCGTTCGTGATCTACATCGCATCTTTAGGAGTATAA
- a CDS encoding NADH-quinone oxidoreductase subunit J: protein MTADAFLFWFLAIVTLVSGLSVILMSNPIYSSLCLAMTMVGISALFVTLNAYFIAGVQLIVYAGAVMVLFVMVIMLFDLKKDLQAFTKGKFTGAVKIACVGLLAGLVVGAIKAVSLAGQFVEKTTDNVVTAGTGMESTKALGHILFTKYIFGFEALGVLLLVIAVGAVALARSKGGTHEH from the coding sequence GTGACAGCAGATGCATTTCTTTTTTGGTTCCTGGCGATCGTCACTCTGGTTAGCGGCCTGAGTGTGATCCTTATGTCGAACCCAATTTATTCTTCGCTTTGTTTGGCGATGACTATGGTGGGTATCTCCGCTCTTTTCGTGACATTGAATGCTTACTTTATTGCGGGTGTTCAGCTGATCGTTTATGCCGGCGCCGTGATGGTTCTTTTCGTCATGGTGATCATGCTCTTCGACTTGAAGAAGGATTTACAGGCGTTTACGAAAGGTAAGTTCACAGGAGCTGTGAAAATCGCCTGTGTCGGTTTGCTTGCAGGTCTTGTTGTCGGCGCTATCAAAGCTGTGTCTTTGGCAGGTCAGTTTGTTGAAAAAACAACAGACAACGTAGTGACAGCAGGAACGGGAATGGAGTCGACGAAGGCTCTGGGACACATCCTTTTCACAAAATACATTTTCGGATTTGAAGCTTTGGGCGTTCTTCTTTTGGTGATCGCTGTCGGAGCAGTAGCATTGGCGCGCAGTAAAGGTGGAACTCATGAACACTGA
- the nuoK gene encoding NADH-quinone oxidoreductase subunit NuoK, which yields MNTDIINNIGLTHYLVLAALLFVTGMAGVLLRRNVIVLLMSIELMLNSVNLTFVAFSKFMGLLDGHIMVFFVMTIAAAEAAVGLALAVSIFKRFNEVNIRFFEHLKG from the coding sequence ATGAACACTGATATCATCAATAATATCGGTTTGACTCACTACTTGGTTTTGGCGGCTCTTTTGTTCGTAACGGGTATGGCGGGTGTTCTTCTTCGTCGTAACGTGATCGTACTTTTGATGTCTATCGAGTTGATGTTGAACTCTGTGAATTTGACATTCGTTGCGTTCAGCAAGTTTATGGGACTTCTAGACGGACACATCATGGTGTTCTTCGTAATGACGATCGCAGCGGCGGAAGCGGCTGTGGGTCTGGCGCTGGCAGTTTCGATCTTTAAACGTTTCAACGAAGTTAATATTCGCTTCTTTGAGCACTTGAAAGGTTAA
- the nuoL gene encoding NADH-quinone oxidoreductase subunit L, whose translation MNHSLLIALVILCPLVGFLINGARYKKHSANVAGVIATVAVAISFVCSILLVTDLIAMPAESRQISAKFFEWMAIGKFKIDAGFLVDQISAIMILVVTGVGTLIHMFSIGYMHHDKGVAKYFAYLNLFIFNMLLLVLGDSLLVMFVGWEGVGLCSYLLIGFWFSDSEKAAAGMKAFITNRIGDAAFLLGMFVLFMTFGTLNFSELNALAPTTAEASWLGAVTLGTLFLFIGATGKSAQIPLYVWLPDAMAGPTPVSALIHAATMVTAGVYMIVRLNPLFIMAPNTMMVIAIIGAATAVLAATIGMTQWDIKKVLAYSTVSQLGYMFLACGVGAFGAAMFHLMTHAFFKALMFLGSGSVIHAMHEEQDIRKMGALKKYMPITHITFLLGWLAIIGMPPFAGFFSKDEILAYTFNSPFGSPVLWAMGALGATLTAFYMTRLMALTFWGKSRVPSDVHPHESPALMTIPLIVLAVLSVIGGWIGIPHVIGEHLGHLPNVWEHWLHPKISPIPGWQAIDHTTEWTLMGVSVGLAAISAFVAYHFYVKAPETPKKIAESIKPVYNLVYNKYFVDELYFGAIINPLVNISKNTWYYVDVNFIDKMTYWASDLMRGMGSFVRSIQTGNMQQYAMYIGIGVVVALSFVIMR comes from the coding sequence GTGAATCACTCTCTATTAATTGCCCTTGTTATCCTCTGCCCTTTGGTTGGCTTTCTTATCAATGGAGCTCGCTATAAAAAACACTCTGCAAACGTAGCGGGTGTTATTGCAACTGTGGCAGTAGCTATTTCTTTTGTCTGCTCGATCTTGTTGGTGACAGACCTTATCGCAATGCCGGCGGAATCTCGTCAAATCTCTGCGAAATTCTTCGAATGGATGGCGATTGGTAAGTTTAAGATCGATGCGGGATTCCTTGTCGATCAAATCAGCGCGATCATGATCTTGGTTGTGACAGGTGTGGGTACGTTGATCCACATGTTCTCAATCGGATACATGCATCACGATAAAGGTGTGGCAAAATACTTCGCTTACCTGAACCTGTTCATCTTCAATATGTTGTTGCTTGTTTTGGGTGACAGCTTGCTTGTGATGTTCGTTGGTTGGGAAGGCGTGGGACTTTGTTCTTACCTCTTGATCGGTTTCTGGTTCTCTGATTCTGAAAAAGCGGCCGCAGGTATGAAGGCCTTCATCACAAACCGTATCGGTGACGCGGCTTTCTTGTTAGGCATGTTCGTTCTTTTCATGACATTCGGAACTTTGAACTTCTCTGAGTTGAACGCTTTGGCGCCAACGACAGCAGAGGCTTCTTGGTTGGGTGCCGTGACTTTGGGAACGTTGTTCTTGTTCATCGGTGCGACGGGTAAGTCAGCGCAAATTCCATTGTACGTTTGGCTTCCAGATGCGATGGCAGGTCCAACGCCAGTTTCCGCTCTTATCCACGCGGCGACGATGGTGACTGCCGGTGTTTACATGATCGTGCGTTTGAATCCGCTCTTTATCATGGCTCCGAACACAATGATGGTTATTGCGATTATTGGTGCGGCGACAGCGGTTCTTGCAGCGACAATCGGTATGACCCAATGGGATATCAAAAAGGTTCTTGCCTATTCTACGGTTTCTCAACTTGGTTATATGTTCTTGGCTTGCGGTGTGGGTGCATTCGGAGCAGCAATGTTCCACTTGATGACTCACGCATTCTTCAAAGCCTTGATGTTCTTGGGTTCTGGTTCCGTGATCCATGCGATGCACGAAGAACAGGATATTCGCAAGATGGGCGCACTGAAAAAGTACATGCCGATCACGCACATCACGTTCTTGTTAGGCTGGTTGGCGATCATCGGTATGCCGCCATTTGCCGGTTTCTTCTCGAAGGATGAAATCTTGGCTTACACATTCAACTCTCCATTTGGATCTCCAGTATTGTGGGCGATGGGGGCGTTGGGTGCGACTTTGACTGCGTTCTACATGACTCGTTTGATGGCATTGACTTTCTGGGGTAAGAGCCGCGTTCCTAGCGATGTTCACCCGCATGAGTCTCCAGCCTTGATGACGATTCCGTTGATTGTTCTTGCGGTTCTTTCTGTGATTGGTGGTTGGATCGGTATTCCTCACGTTATCGGCGAGCACCTTGGTCATTTGCCGAATGTTTGGGAGCACTGGTTGCATCCTAAGATTTCTCCAATTCCAGGATGGCAAGCGATTGATCATACAACAGAGTGGACTTTGATGGGTGTCTCTGTTGGTTTGGCAGCGATTTCCGCGTTCGTAGCGTATCACTTCTATGTGAAAGCTCCTGAAACTCCGAAGAAAATCGCTGAGAGCATCAAGCCTGTGTACAACCTTGTGTATAACAAGTATTTCGTGGACGAGCTTTACTTCGGTGCGATTATCAACCCGCTTGTAAACATCAGTAAAAATACGTGGTACTACGTTGATGTGAACTTCATCGACAAGATGACGTACTGGGCGAGCGATCTTATGCGCGGTATGGGTTCCTTCGTTCGTTCTATCCAAACTGGTAATATGCAGCAGTACGCGATGTACATCGGGATCGGTGTCGTTGTGGCTCTTTCATTTGTGATCATGAGGTAA